From the genome of Metabacillus schmidteae, one region includes:
- a CDS encoding tyrosine-type recombinase/integrase, which translates to MVRGNSVLINEDKTNIFLNSNAKTISELVLQMKDKSFYPLLRKKIHLAEKNKEEKFHDFNDYEILYYYVHEQKNIDENKNRKDNTRKEYLRELLHFAKNIAQYAADIGIDINEIYEGSLFKSLEPRHLSLYQVWMVKKAPKLVGKESYSPATISRKNAIIKDFLSFLYEKRYLIEPIHTEMGTATVSIDERPNKDLGANEVIQILKFFKDEKHPIIYGIIHVLVTTGIRNSEFCKARICDLTYDQGRSEYYLLVDGKGNKKRTVPIKPKVFQSIVEFRRMRGLETNLDSSDKNSLFVTSSLKAYTPSYLSQYLNKAITRTSLEFIKKRSNPIGPHTYRHAFSIISYNSGADIYKIMRSLGHESIETTKIYLQKEFEKDNHATHMWDKGDLAEYI; encoded by the coding sequence TTGGTTCGAGGTAATTCAGTTTTAATAAATGAAGATAAAACTAATATTTTTTTAAACTCAAATGCAAAAACCATATCAGAGTTAGTCCTTCAGATGAAGGATAAATCATTCTATCCTCTTCTAAGAAAAAAGATCCATCTAGCAGAAAAGAATAAGGAGGAAAAATTTCACGATTTCAATGATTATGAAATTCTCTACTATTATGTACATGAGCAAAAAAATATAGACGAAAACAAAAATCGTAAAGATAATACACGAAAAGAATATTTAAGAGAGCTTTTACATTTTGCAAAGAATATTGCCCAATATGCAGCTGATATTGGAATAGATATTAATGAAATTTATGAAGGGTCGCTATTTAAAAGCTTGGAACCAAGGCATTTGAGCCTTTATCAAGTATGGATGGTCAAGAAAGCTCCAAAATTAGTTGGAAAAGAGTCATATTCACCAGCAACTATCTCTCGAAAAAATGCGATTATAAAAGATTTTCTATCTTTTTTATATGAAAAGAGATATCTAATTGAACCTATCCATACTGAGATGGGAACAGCTACAGTGAGTATTGATGAGAGACCAAACAAAGACCTGGGTGCAAATGAAGTAATTCAAATCCTTAAGTTTTTCAAAGATGAAAAACATCCTATTATATATGGGATCATACATGTACTTGTTACAACAGGAATAAGAAATAGTGAGTTTTGCAAAGCGAGGATATGTGACTTAACTTATGATCAAGGGCGATCTGAATATTATCTACTAGTAGATGGTAAGGGAAATAAGAAAAGAACAGTACCTATCAAACCTAAAGTTTTTCAAAGTATTGTAGAATTTAGAAGAATGAGAGGATTGGAAACTAATCTTGATTCATCTGATAAAAATTCTTTATTTGTTACATCTAGTTTAAAAGCATATACACCTTCTTACTTGTCCCAATACTTAAATAAGGCAATTACAAGAACCAGTCTTGAATTTATAAAGAAAAGATCAAACCCAATCGGTCCTCATACCTATCGTCATGCATTTTCAATCATTTCTTATAATAGTGGTGCTGATATATACAAAATAATGAGATCTCTTGGCCATGAATCAATTGAAACAACAAAAATCTATCTGCAGAAGGAATTCGAAAAAGATAATCACGCTACTCATATGTGGGATAAAGGTGATCTTGCAGAATATATCTAG
- a CDS encoding helix-turn-helix domain-containing protein — protein MHLNIIGKDLKLFREENNLTIKEFAKITNLDFKKYKRIEGSIKKVDLITLSHILSTFKIEGKSLSRLATNNNH, from the coding sequence ATGCATTTAAACATAATAGGAAAAGATTTGAAATTATTTAGAGAAGAAAATAATTTAACCATTAAAGAGTTTGCCAAAATTACAAATTTAGATTTCAAAAAGTATAAGAGGATTGAAGGGAGTATTAAGAAGGTTGACTTAATTACCTTAAGCCATATTTTAAGCACATTTAAAATAGAAGGAAAAAGTTTATCAAGATTAGCTACCAATAATAATCATTAG
- a CDS encoding DNA adenine methylase yields MFNCQFCGLVDNCYIQLDKYKRGFWCEICDGYSYLEADSEKHRFTLILEDKYREKKSYNPPAVKLSKRLSPYRYPGGKSKIINFLFMHLREAKTSELISPFTGGGSFELAMLDAGVVEKLHLNDIDTGVYSLWWVLKHMPYVLIDRIKSIQPNHKDYFNAQSIIKSDYIGVDLIEAAWSSLLVNRLAYSGVAKANPLGGKNGKTHDLLSRWNPVELIRRIEKIHSMSDRIEITRENAVELIEESYWNDTATIFIDPPYVIKGKDLYHCYYTEKDHIELSFLLDTLHFGFPGADILVTYDYNDLINNIYTYPDKEIIGRTYSA; encoded by the coding sequence ATGTTTAATTGCCAATTTTGTGGTTTGGTTGATAACTGTTATATTCAATTAGATAAGTATAAACGAGGATTTTGGTGTGAGATATGCGATGGATACTCCTACTTGGAAGCAGATTCCGAGAAACATAGATTCACACTTATCTTAGAAGATAAATATAGAGAAAAGAAATCATATAATCCCCCAGCTGTAAAGTTGAGTAAGAGATTATCTCCTTATAGGTATCCAGGTGGGAAATCGAAAATAATAAATTTTCTTTTTATGCATCTACGAGAAGCGAAGACAAGCGAACTTATTTCTCCATTTACTGGTGGAGGTAGTTTTGAATTAGCAATGTTGGATGCAGGGGTTGTTGAGAAGCTTCACCTTAATGACATAGACACTGGAGTCTATTCACTTTGGTGGGTATTAAAACATATGCCCTATGTTCTAATTGACCGAATAAAGTCAATACAACCTAACCATAAAGATTATTTTAATGCACAATCCATAATTAAATCAGATTATATCGGTGTTGATCTGATTGAAGCAGCCTGGTCCTCATTATTAGTAAATAGATTAGCGTACAGTGGAGTAGCAAAGGCAAACCCACTTGGTGGTAAAAACGGAAAAACGCATGATTTACTGTCCAGATGGAATCCTGTTGAGCTTATTAGAAGAATCGAGAAGATACATTCAATGAGTGATCGAATTGAGATAACCCGAGAAAATGCAGTGGAATTAATTGAAGAATCATATTGGAATGATACGGCCACCATTTTTATCGATCCGCCTTATGTCATAAAGGGCAAAGACTTGTACCATTGTTATTACACAGAAAAGGATCACATAGAATTATCCTTTCTTTTAGATACACTTCATTTTGGATTCCCCGGAGCCGATATTCTAGTAACCTATGATTACAATGACTTAATAAACAATATATATACATATCCCGATAAAGAGATTATAGGTAGAACGTATTCAGCATAA
- a CDS encoding helix-turn-helix domain-containing protein, whose product MINVKGYNLRNFRKNKNLTIQEFANEIGIEVTKYISFEEGLKRVDEDTLSKIYSTFNVNEDELMKES is encoded by the coding sequence ATGATTAATGTTAAAGGTTATAATTTAAGGAATTTTAGGAAGAACAAAAACCTAACTATTCAAGAATTCGCAAATGAGATCGGCATAGAGGTTACTAAATATATCTCTTTTGAAGAAGGTTTAAAAAGAGTTGATGAAGATACATTAAGTAAGATTTATTCTACTTTTAACGTAAATGAAGATGAATTGATGAAAGAATCATAA
- a CDS encoding helix-turn-helix domain-containing protein, which produces MADKEAQLCESCADKALQSNNETQNGYVSTSDAAKILGVSTQTIYKYEKENKLTSLYDHKWRMRKTKLFKLDEVEQLKKEFNKPGLTTGEAAERVGVTSATILTYIKEGKIPATIERYKGKDLYFITEEDIEDFISSKEFQSQERKKERKQFYDKDTGHILFQSFTFNDGQFGRILELKGEYSKVVTKDGEAFTLREAIELGATPNYKIDEKPYSTKRGYAKFRFIKPHSVQSDIYEIIENFYKYAGPQNIRLTLEDEYIQMEVKPVALPFSPQSHQSVINLIDHYLIEGKILSDIDSIFIESDLEPFIIHIPSELKEFIRKEASSRKVSMEELAIEVFREYWKLN; this is translated from the coding sequence ATGGCAGATAAAGAAGCTCAATTATGTGAGTCATGCGCAGACAAGGCTTTGCAAAGTAATAATGAGACACAAAATGGTTATGTTTCTACCAGCGATGCTGCCAAAATATTAGGTGTATCAACCCAAACTATATATAAGTATGAAAAAGAAAACAAACTAACATCATTATATGATCATAAATGGCGGATGAGGAAGACAAAGCTTTTTAAGTTAGATGAAGTAGAACAACTTAAAAAGGAATTTAATAAGCCGGGATTAACCACTGGAGAAGCAGCTGAACGTGTCGGTGTTACTTCGGCTACAATTCTAACTTATATAAAAGAAGGGAAGATACCTGCAACAATTGAACGCTATAAAGGTAAAGACCTGTATTTTATTACTGAAGAGGATATTGAAGATTTTATTTCGTCTAAAGAATTTCAATCTCAAGAAAGAAAAAAAGAACGAAAACAATTTTACGATAAAGATACAGGTCATATACTATTTCAATCTTTTACTTTTAATGATGGACAATTCGGAAGAATACTTGAATTAAAAGGAGAATACAGCAAGGTTGTAACAAAAGATGGTGAAGCCTTTACTCTTCGAGAAGCAATAGAGCTAGGAGCTACTCCAAATTATAAAATAGATGAAAAACCTTATAGCACAAAAAGAGGTTATGCTAAATTTAGATTTATAAAACCTCATAGTGTGCAATCAGATATATATGAAATTATAGAGAATTTTTATAAATATGCTGGTCCTCAAAATATTCGTCTAACTTTAGAGGATGAATATATACAAATGGAAGTGAAACCTGTAGCTTTACCATTTTCACCTCAATCTCACCAGTCCGTTATAAATCTAATTGATCACTATTTAATAGAAGGGAAGATCCTTTCTGATATAGACAGCATATTTATAGAGAGTGATTTAGAGCCATTCATAATCCATATACCTTCTGAATTGAAAGAGTTTATACGAAAGGAAGCGTCATCCAGAAAAGTATCGATGGAAGAACTTGCAATTGAGGTATTTCGTGAATATTGGAAGTTAAACTAA
- the hfq gene encoding RNA chaperone Hfq, translating into MRNKKVNIQDRFLNEIRKHKVPTTIYLQSGVPIEGIITNYDGFTVTLESKGKQQLIYKHAISTFTPSKRIDINLSI; encoded by the coding sequence GTGAGAAATAAAAAAGTTAATATTCAAGATAGATTCTTAAATGAAATAAGGAAACATAAGGTACCAACAACTATTTATCTGCAAAGTGGCGTTCCAATAGAAGGAATAATTACTAATTATGATGGGTTTACAGTGACATTAGAGTCTAAGGGTAAACAACAACTTATATATAAGCACGCTATTTCTACATTTACCCCTTCTAAAAGAATAGATATTAATTTAAGTATTTAA
- a CDS encoding coiled-coil domain-containing protein: MQNDDLNKQSEESGITPEKSSDETRNRSIRWSDGVYEETRNAAQTSGKSLEEFQKELLAMRARISLEADQEFGSQINIVNELLTQLGERFSSIVTHANSKIQIQATNYEKLKVRSDSQINELSDKIDELNKSITSLEKEKEKLEEESRAARIDKWRTEESLKKQQTDYDERIKELKDSIHDKDTKIADKNEKIDQLENEIKSMRKSISLNEELRSTVESLQQEIQLQKESHKRTLKDLKRDHEISLKNKELEIQTSLQDAFRQTLEDKLEEYDQKREVLRTELRKTYEQELEKERQKRVELEQEIKLLKEENEKQNGKQNPKNQNEQNT, translated from the coding sequence ATGCAAAATGATGATTTAAATAAACAATCAGAAGAATCAGGTATTACACCAGAAAAAAGCAGTGACGAGACAAGAAATCGTAGTATTCGTTGGTCCGATGGTGTATATGAGGAAACGAGGAATGCTGCACAAACATCTGGTAAGTCATTAGAGGAATTTCAAAAGGAATTATTGGCCATGAGAGCAAGGATCTCATTAGAAGCAGATCAAGAATTTGGTTCTCAAATTAATATTGTAAATGAATTATTAACTCAACTTGGAGAACGGTTTTCATCCATTGTTACGCACGCTAATAGTAAAATCCAAATACAGGCTACAAATTATGAAAAATTAAAAGTTCGAAGTGATAGTCAAATTAATGAATTAAGTGATAAAATTGATGAACTTAATAAGAGTATTACTTCTCTTGAAAAAGAGAAAGAAAAGTTAGAAGAAGAGTCAAGAGCCGCAAGGATAGATAAATGGAGAACCGAAGAATCTTTAAAAAAACAACAAACTGACTATGATGAACGGATTAAGGAGTTAAAGGACTCTATCCACGACAAAGACACTAAAATAGCAGATAAAAACGAAAAAATTGATCAACTAGAAAATGAAATAAAATCAATGAGAAAATCAATTTCTTTAAACGAAGAACTTAGAAGTACTGTAGAATCTCTTCAACAAGAAATCCAACTCCAAAAAGAATCTCATAAACGTACTCTCAAAGATTTAAAAAGAGATCATGAAATTTCACTTAAAAATAAAGAATTAGAAATTCAAACATCCCTTCAAGATGCATTTAGACAAACATTAGAAGATAAATTAGAAGAATATGACCAAAAACGAGAAGTTTTAAGAACAGAGCTTCGCAAGACTTACGAGCAAGAATTGGAAAAAGAGCGTCAAAAAAGGGTTGAATTAGAACAAGAAATTAAATTGTTAAAAGAGGAAAATGAAAAACAAAACGGAAAACAAAATCCTAAAAATCAAAATGAACAAAATACTTAA
- the recU gene encoding Holliday junction resolvase RecU: protein MIKYPTGKKYTSPTSSIKNKVSTTRKEKLNFGNRGMGLEEILNRTNNYYNNVAKCAVIHKKPTPIQIVKVDYPVRSAATIREAYFKQASTTDYNGVYKGKYIDFEAKETKNKTSFPLSNFHEHQVEHMRQVKSQGGITFIIVQFTAIKEYFLLDAKHVISYWDDQCYGGRKSIPKSFFDEKGHEVLLKITPELDYLSVINDVYLD, encoded by the coding sequence TTGATAAAATATCCCACAGGAAAAAAATATACATCTCCAACTAGTTCCATCAAGAATAAGGTTTCCACTACGAGAAAAGAAAAGTTAAATTTCGGAAATCGAGGGATGGGATTGGAAGAAATTCTAAACCGAACTAATAATTATTATAATAATGTTGCAAAATGCGCTGTTATTCATAAAAAACCGACTCCTATTCAAATTGTTAAAGTGGACTATCCAGTTAGAAGTGCAGCTACAATCCGCGAAGCTTATTTTAAACAAGCCTCAACAACTGATTATAATGGTGTTTATAAAGGTAAATATATAGATTTTGAGGCGAAAGAAACTAAAAATAAAACTTCATTTCCGCTCTCTAACTTTCACGAGCACCAAGTGGAACATATGCGCCAGGTAAAAAGTCAAGGAGGTATTACATTTATTATTGTACAATTTACTGCAATTAAAGAATATTTTCTACTCGATGCAAAACATGTTATTTCGTATTGGGATGACCAATGTTATGGTGGACGAAAATCAATACCAAAGAGTTTTTTTGATGAAAAGGGCCATGAAGTTCTTCTAAAGATTACACCAGAACTAGATTACCTATCAGTGATCAACGATGTATATTTAGACTAA
- a CDS encoding helix-turn-helix domain-containing protein codes for MFGLTSTKKTKFGRYLDRNGIKQSWLAQKAKVSQGYISKLANDQELYPSIPVAKRIIKVLKQKDSYIEFDKFW; via the coding sequence GTGTTTGGTTTAACTTCCACTAAAAAAACTAAATTTGGAAGATATCTAGATCGAAATGGTATAAAGCAAAGTTGGTTAGCTCAAAAAGCGAAGGTTTCTCAAGGATATATTAGTAAGCTAGCTAATGATCAAGAATTATATCCATCTATTCCTGTTGCAAAAAGAATCATTAAAGTATTAAAACAAAAAGATAGCTATATAGAATTCGATAAATTTTGGTAA
- a CDS encoding thermonuclease family protein — MRKLKYFLVITSLATTLIACSPNKTTPPDISTNNITLKEGIIGNSLESVKATVKDTYDGDTIEAITENGEVIKVRYLLIDTPESVGSRAPMAYGKESSDFNKKLVEGKEVTLIYDKGDKTDKYGRHLCYVMLDNKLVQELILEEGYGIIQYVNPPNTTFLSYLKEFEKSARVAHKNVWSIPNYATASGYNNEAVEGQIFQDQLTGDAINGSGEVAKEVIETYIEKELGGVAGEVYDHFLEDEVEDQIDEGVKKVLEIFK; from the coding sequence ATGAGGAAATTAAAGTACTTTTTAGTCATAACTTCCTTAGCAACAACGTTAATCGCCTGTAGTCCTAATAAGACCACTCCACCTGACATTTCTACGAACAATATTACACTAAAAGAAGGAATTATAGGGAATAGCTTAGAGTCGGTTAAAGCAACCGTAAAGGATACATATGATGGAGATACAATTGAAGCTATAACAGAAAATGGTGAAGTCATTAAAGTTAGGTACCTCTTAATAGATACACCGGAGTCTGTAGGCTCACGAGCACCTATGGCTTACGGAAAAGAGAGTTCTGATTTTAATAAAAAATTAGTTGAAGGTAAGGAAGTTACTTTGATATACGACAAGGGTGATAAAACAGACAAGTATGGTCGTCACCTTTGCTATGTTATGCTAGATAATAAATTGGTACAAGAATTAATTTTAGAAGAAGGTTATGGAATCATTCAATATGTTAACCCGCCAAATACTACATTCTTAAGTTATCTTAAAGAGTTTGAGAAATCAGCAAGAGTAGCACACAAGAATGTATGGTCCATTCCAAATTACGCAACCGCTTCGGGATATAACAATGAAGCGGTGGAGGGACAGATATTTCAAGATCAGCTCACAGGTGATGCTATTAATGGTTCGGGTGAAGTAGCCAAGGAAGTAATTGAAACTTATATAGAAAAAGAATTAGGAGGAGTAGCTGGTGAGGTATATGACCATTTTCTAGAAGATGAAGTAGAAGATCAGATTGATGAGGGCGTTAAGAAAGTTCTTGAAATCTTCAAATGA
- a CDS encoding AbrB/MazE/SpoVT family DNA-binding domain-containing protein, producing MRSTSIVRKTDPIGRIVIPKEVRRGMKIGVGDALAIFVDEDQIILKTYQTEKECLVTGEISDQNISLLNGKIHLSPEAVELLINDIKEYLEN from the coding sequence ATGAGATCAACTAGTATTGTAAGAAAAACTGATCCAATTGGAAGGATAGTGATTCCTAAGGAAGTTCGTAGAGGAATGAAGATTGGAGTGGGTGATGCTCTGGCTATTTTCGTAGATGAAGATCAAATTATCTTAAAAACCTATCAAACAGAGAAAGAGTGCCTTGTAACAGGAGAAATATCAGACCAAAACATATCCTTATTAAATGGGAAAATCCATTTAAGTCCTGAAGCAGTTGAACTGCTAATAAATGATATAAAAGAATATCTTGAGAACTAA
- a CDS encoding SMEK domain-containing protein, producing the protein MIKRLKQIEEIMEGLSLLQYYVKFSSNKLGLHDINKVCEPFFCELFNLMWDLKFKRLEYEEGKNFPGIDLGDKKNKKSMQITSDGSNKKLWDTIEQFEKHNQYVKYDDLYHFVIGEKHFKPKSKHEIEFEKKIHNIYLATRNIDGFEYQIHIIDLLDLILIIDSQETSTVISEIHEYITNNIIKPIGVFKGELYKLEPDELIQFTATSFIEYCSVEEDYQEQFLEDLTEMAKRINTLDRNTTRTFLYTALEKYKNKKKSYYPTDIEVDHMLVSGHLGIGDETTYRSMRILFGEELADLDSFEYDGVLKLKYSDSEGEDLLRRVFEFCLETERSLKELILEVDFSVLD; encoded by the coding sequence TTGATCAAAAGACTTAAACAAATTGAGGAAATAATGGAAGGTTTGTCTCTACTTCAATACTATGTAAAATTCAGTTCAAATAAACTCGGCTTACATGATATTAATAAGGTGTGTGAACCATTTTTTTGTGAATTATTTAATTTGATGTGGGATCTTAAATTTAAGAGGTTGGAATATGAAGAAGGAAAAAATTTCCCAGGTATAGACTTAGGAGATAAGAAAAATAAAAAGTCCATGCAAATTACATCCGATGGCAGCAATAAAAAGCTTTGGGACACTATAGAACAATTTGAAAAGCATAATCAATACGTTAAATATGATGACTTATACCACTTTGTTATAGGGGAGAAGCATTTCAAACCTAAAAGTAAGCACGAAATAGAATTCGAAAAAAAAATACATAATATTTATCTCGCCACTAGAAACATTGACGGTTTTGAGTATCAGATTCACATAATAGATCTACTAGATTTAATACTGATAATAGATTCACAGGAAACTAGCACTGTAATTTCAGAAATTCATGAATATATTACTAATAACATAATTAAACCTATTGGTGTATTTAAGGGTGAATTATATAAGTTAGAACCTGACGAATTGATTCAATTTACAGCAACTTCATTCATCGAATATTGTTCCGTAGAAGAAGATTATCAAGAACAATTCCTTGAAGATTTAACGGAAATGGCAAAAAGGATCAATACCTTAGATAGGAATACTACTCGTACATTCTTATATACTGCTTTGGAAAAATACAAAAACAAGAAGAAATCATATTATCCAACCGATATTGAGGTTGATCATATGTTAGTTTCAGGACACCTTGGAATTGGCGATGAAACAACATATCGAAGTATGAGAATACTTTTTGGGGAAGAATTAGCGGATCTAGATTCCTTTGAGTATGATGGTGTCCTAAAGTTAAAATACTCGGATTCGGAAGGAGAGGATTTATTAAGAAGAGTATTTGAATTCTGTCTTGAAACTGAAAGATCCTTAAAAGAACTAATTTTAGAGGTGGACTTTTCTGTTCTAGACTAG
- a CDS encoding DUF4257 domain-containing protein, producing the protein MFTLTNVLLAGVIGGVTGLVAHLIRNNKVLVLPKRRQRPFGLYFGFIADFFIGALAAIFATTYLFNPSDIRELLGISIMAGMAAENVLLNRELNAEKTKSEELDKLQQRLIGKK; encoded by the coding sequence GTGTTCACATTAACAAATGTATTGTTAGCGGGAGTCATAGGTGGAGTTACTGGTTTAGTAGCACACTTAATAAGAAACAATAAAGTACTTGTACTACCAAAGAGAAGACAACGTCCTTTTGGCTTGTATTTTGGCTTCATAGCGGACTTCTTCATTGGAGCTCTTGCAGCTATTTTTGCTACTACGTACCTCTTTAATCCAAGTGATATTCGCGAGTTGCTTGGAATTTCTATTATGGCAGGGATGGCAGCAGAAAATGTTCTTCTTAATCGAGAACTCAATGCAGAAAAGACTAAATCTGAAGAGTTAGATAAACTTCAACAACGATTAATCGGTAAGAAGTAA
- a CDS encoding phosphoadenosine phosphosulfate reductase domain-containing protein — protein MNKEKLIELAERLAIKLPKGMPSFDNYDELHFNMSGGNDSIALALLMIYGYKVPKKKAKLVHMRVDGNLDQPAYFDYPETDQHLQYCSQMLDLKLVTIASDKGLKQRIEERGKWPSASTQFCTSYQKRDVYAKWVRSKGPGRYLCLSGERAEESSRRAKNLAKVNFREYKAANAPTKQRFVDWYRPIHHLSSIDVRLLMEYAGIKQHPCYTKYNVSRCSCKFCIFLSPQEMSNIKEAFPEQFNELVQLEERIGHTMKYEKGQNLTLSDFVKRAESKSNQLQLELPCLDW, from the coding sequence ATGAATAAAGAAAAATTAATAGAATTAGCAGAGAGATTAGCCATTAAACTTCCGAAGGGTATGCCTTCTTTCGATAACTATGATGAATTACACTTCAATATGAGCGGTGGAAACGACAGCATTGCTTTAGCACTTTTAATGATATATGGATATAAAGTGCCGAAAAAGAAAGCAAAACTAGTCCACATGAGAGTTGATGGAAATTTAGATCAACCTGCCTATTTTGACTATCCCGAAACAGATCAACATTTGCAGTATTGTAGTCAAATGCTAGATCTTAAATTAGTTACAATTGCTTCAGATAAGGGGTTAAAACAAAGGATTGAAGAAAGAGGAAAATGGCCTTCAGCTTCTACGCAGTTCTGTACCTCTTATCAAAAACGTGACGTTTACGCTAAATGGGTTAGATCAAAAGGACCAGGAAGGTACCTATGTCTTTCAGGAGAAAGAGCGGAAGAAAGTTCACGTAGAGCTAAAAATCTAGCAAAGGTGAATTTCCGTGAATACAAGGCAGCGAATGCACCAACGAAGCAAAGGTTCGTTGATTGGTACCGACCCATTCACCATCTAAGTAGCATTGACGTGAGATTACTAATGGAGTATGCAGGAATAAAACAACATCCTTGCTACACAAAGTATAACGTTTCTAGATGTTCATGTAAGTTCTGTATTTTCCTTTCTCCTCAGGAGATGAGCAACATAAAAGAGGCATTTCCAGAGCAGTTTAATGAACTAGTCCAATTAGAAGAACGAATAGGTCACACCATGAAATACGAAAAAGGACAAAATCTAACACTTAGTGATTTCGTTAAAAGAGCAGAGAGTAAATCTAACCAATTACAATTAGAGCTTCCTTGTCTAGATTGGTGA
- the ltrA gene encoding group II intron reverse transcriptase/maturase, translating into MKLLEQILSNQNMNEAYLRVYKNKGASGIDGVTVDELKQYLKEHKEELRQRIRTRKYQPQAALRVEIPKENGKMRKLGIPTVVDRVVQQAIHQILSPIFEKQFSDFSYGFRPKRSCEMAIIKSLEFLNDGQDWVVDIDLERFFDTVHHDKLMRIISNTIDDGDVISLIRKYLVSGVMVKGKYEETPVGTPQGGNLSPLLSNIMLNELDMELSSRGLRFVRYADDCAPRKCA; encoded by the coding sequence GTGAAACTTTTAGAACAAATTTTAAGTAATCAAAACATGAATGAAGCCTACTTACGTGTCTATAAAAACAAAGGTGCGAGTGGTATCGATGGGGTAACAGTCGATGAACTAAAGCAATATCTGAAAGAGCACAAGGAGGAGCTGCGTCAGCGCATCAGAACTAGAAAATACCAACCACAAGCTGCCTTAAGAGTGGAGATCCCAAAAGAAAATGGCAAGATGCGCAAATTGGGAATACCAACAGTAGTGGATAGGGTAGTTCAACAAGCCATTCATCAAATACTCAGTCCGATATTTGAAAAGCAGTTCAGTGATTTCAGTTACGGATTTAGACCAAAAAGAAGTTGTGAGATGGCAATAATTAAAAGTCTAGAATTTCTGAATGATGGACAGGATTGGGTAGTGGACATTGACCTCGAAAGATTCTTCGATACAGTCCATCACGATAAACTCATGCGAATTATATCTAACACAATAGATGATGGAGATGTCATCTCGCTAATCAGGAAATACTTGGTCAGTGGGGTTATGGTGAAAGGAAAATATGAAGAAACACCAGTCGGGACTCCGCAAGGAGGTAACCTTAGCCCACTATTGAGTAATATTATGTTAAACGAACTCGATATGGAACTATCAAGTAGAGGACTACGATTCGTAAGGTACGCTGATGACTGTGCGCCACGAAAGTGTGCGTGA